From Deinococcus terrestris, a single genomic window includes:
- a CDS encoding transposase, whose protein sequence is MKTRQFSEDQIIKLLQDAKKGDKPVEELCRDLGCSTASYYTWKKKYGDTTPDEAKRLRRLEKENARLLRIVACTRVSRLPRHF, encoded by the coding sequence ATGAAAACCCGTCAGTTCTCCGAAGACCAGATCATCAAGCTGCTCCAGGACGCCAAAAAGGGCGACAAGCCTGTCGAGGAGCTTTGCCGCGACCTGGGATGCAGCACCGCGTCCTACTACACCTGGAAGAAGAAGTACGGCGACACTACCCCCGACGAAGCCAAACGGCTTCGTCGCTTGGAGAAGGAGAACGCTCGTCTCCTGCGGATCGTCGCCTGCACACGCGTTTCCCGACTTCCTCGCCACTTTTGA